A genomic segment from Nicotiana sylvestris chromosome 1, ASM39365v2, whole genome shotgun sequence encodes:
- the LOC138872534 gene encoding uncharacterized mitochondrial protein AtMg00810-like: MGELTFFLRLQIKQSPKGIFISQTKYTKELIKKFGMENSKSIGTPMSPTTTLDGDINGKNVDETMYRGMIGSLLYLTASRPDIMFSVYKCARFQSSPKESHLTAVKRIIRYLIGSFKLGLWYAHSNNFALRGFSEADFAGDKIDRKSTSGTCQLLGNALVSWNRKKENCVALSTTEAEYLAVGSCCTQV; the protein is encoded by the coding sequence atgggagaaTTAACTTTCTTTCTTAGACTGCAAATCAAACAGTCTCCTAAAGGGATCTTCATTAGCCAAACCAAGTACACCAAGGAACTTATAAAGAAGTTTGGCATGGAGAATTCTAAGTCTATTGGAACTCCAATGAGTCCAACAACGACGCTTGATGGAGACATCAATGGAAAAAATGTTGATGAAACTATGTATAGAGGAATGATTGGATCCTTATTATATCTCACTGCTAGTCGACCAGATATTATGTTCAGTGTTTACAAGTGCGCAAGATTTCAGTCGTCTCCTAAGGAATCCCATCTTACTGCTGTTAAACGTATTATAAGATACCTTATTGGTAGCTTTAAACTAGGATTATGGTATGCTCATTCTAACAATTTTGCTCTAAGAGGTTTTTCAGAAGCAGATTTTGCAGGTGATAAGATCGACAGGAAGAGTACGAGTGGTACATGTCAACTTTTGGGAAATGCACTAGTTTCTTggaatagaaagaaagaaaattgtGTTGCCTtatcaacaactgaagcagaatatTTAGCTGTTGGAAGCTGTTGTACACAAGTTTAG